From Humibacter ginsenosidimutans, a single genomic window includes:
- a CDS encoding ComF family protein, which yields MPPALFAMRPLRAALLDAVAVLSPTSCAGCGRADRGVCDECRVSLAPSVGVATVDDLAVSFALDYDGVPRSVLASFKDGGRTDVAPHLAPALAAAVAHALDAAGQGPTRKGFAARTGASVDAVHLVTIPSSRAAFRERGFTPVGLLLAHGGLRAERALFARRRAADQVGLSAVSRQRNRSGWLAARRWVAGERVALVDDILTTGSTLLEARRALREAGAVVVGAAVLARTPRRHPSATTAVVRG from the coding sequence TCGTGCGCGGGGTGCGGCCGTGCCGATCGAGGAGTGTGCGACGAATGCCGAGTCTCACTCGCGCCCTCGGTCGGCGTCGCGACGGTTGATGATCTGGCCGTCTCGTTCGCGCTCGACTACGACGGCGTGCCGCGCTCCGTTCTCGCGTCGTTCAAGGACGGCGGACGAACGGATGTCGCACCCCACCTCGCCCCCGCTCTGGCCGCAGCCGTCGCGCACGCGCTCGACGCCGCGGGCCAGGGGCCGACTCGGAAAGGCTTCGCGGCGCGAACCGGAGCGAGCGTCGATGCGGTACATCTCGTGACCATCCCGTCGTCGCGCGCCGCGTTCCGCGAACGCGGGTTCACACCCGTCGGCCTGCTGTTGGCGCACGGCGGGCTTCGAGCCGAGCGCGCCCTGTTCGCCCGCCGCCGGGCGGCGGACCAGGTCGGCCTCTCGGCCGTCTCTCGTCAGCGCAATCGATCGGGCTGGCTCGCCGCACGCCGCTGGGTGGCGGGGGAGCGCGTGGCGCTGGTCGACGACATCCTCACCACGGGGTCGACGCTGCTCGAAGCGCGACGCGCATTGCGCGAGGCCGGAGCGGTGGTGGTCGGTGCCGCGGTGCTCGCGCGTACGCCGCGCAGGCATCCATCGGCGACCACCGCGGTGGTGCGGGGCTGA